One window of Triticum dicoccoides isolate Atlit2015 ecotype Zavitan chromosome 5A, WEW_v2.0, whole genome shotgun sequence genomic DNA carries:
- the LOC119300921 gene encoding ethanolamine-phosphate cytidylyltransferase-like — protein sequence MEVGSSKARLAVACAIGGIVLGAAVVALHVAGPVAVPGLPPLDALRRRFRRRRRPVRVYMDGCFDMMHYGHCNALRQARALGDQLVVGVVSDDEITVNKGPPVTPLNERMVMVGAVKWVDDVIPDAPYAITEDFMNKLFTEYNIDYIIHGDDPCLLPDGTDAYALAKNAGRYKQIKRTEGVSTTDIVGRMLLCVRERSVSDRHNHSSLQRQFSSGHGQKVDDSGSGSGTRISHFLPTSRRIVQFSNSRGPGPDSRIVYIDGAFDLFHAGHVEILRLARGLGDFLLVGIHTDQTISSTRGPHRPIMNLHERSLSVLACRYVDEVIIGAPWDISKDMITTFNISLVVQGTIAENMDFAKDESHPYAVPMDMGIFRRLESPLDITTSTIIRRIVSNHEAYQKRNEKKEASEKKYYESKNFVNGE from the exons ATGGAGGTCGGGAGCAGCAAGGCCAGGCTGGCGGTGGCGTGCGCGATCGGCGGGATCGTGCTGGGCGCGGCCGTCGTGGCGCTCCACGTCGCCGGGCCCGTGGCCGTCCCGGGGCTGCCCCCACTCGACGCGCTTCGGCGccggttccgccgccgccgccgccccgtgcgCGTCTACATGGACGGCTGCTTCGACATGATGCACTACGGCCACTGCAACGCGCTGCGCCAGGCGCGCGCGCTCGGCGACCagctcgtcgtcggcgtcgtcagcGACGACGAGATCACCGTCAACAAGGGGCCGCCCGTCACGCCGCTCAACGAGAG AATGGTGATGGTGGGCGCAGTGAAATGGGTGGATGATGTCATTCCAGATGCGCCATATGCCATAACCGAAGACTTCATGAACAAGCTATTCACCGAGTATAATATAGATTACATCATCCATGGCGACGATCCTTGTCTGCTCCCAGATGGCACCGACGCATATGCCCTTGCCAAAAATGCTGGCAGATATAAGCAGATTAAAAGAACCGAGGGAGTGTCAACAACAGACATTGTCG GAAGAATGCTTCTTTGTGTTAGAGAGAGATCAGTTTCTGATAGGCACAACCACTCTTCACTACAGAGGCAATTCAGTTCTGGGCATGGTCAGAAGGTTGATGATAGTGGGTCTGGAAGTGGAACTAGAATATCTCATTTTCTTCCTACGTCTCGGCGGATAGTTCAGTTCTCAAATAGCAGG GGTCCAGGACCAGATTCTCGGATAGTTTACATAGATGGTGCATTTGATCTGTTCCATGCTGGGCATGTTGAG ATATTGCGACTTGCTCGAGGGCTTGGAGATTTCTTGCTTGTTGGTATTCACACGGATCAGACCATAAG TTCTACACGAGGACCACATCGCCCAATCATGAATCTTCATGAGCGAAGTTTGAGTGTCCTAGCCTGCCGTTATGTTGATGAAGTAATCATTGGTGCTCCATGGGACATTTCAAAAGACATG ATTACAACATTTAATATTTCATTAGTCGTTCAAGGAACAATTGCTGAGAACATGGATTTTGCGAAG GACGAGTCACATCCATATGCTGTCCCAATGGATATGGGTATTTTCCGCAGATTGGAAAGCCCTTTGGATAtcactactagtactattataaggAGGATAGTTTCTAACCATGAAGCCTACCAG AAACGGAATGAAAAGAAGGAAGCCAGTGAGAAGAAGTACTACGAGAGTAAAAACTTTGTCAATGGAGAGTAG